One Vibrio penaeicida DNA segment encodes these proteins:
- the aspS gene encoding aspartate--tRNA ligase, whose protein sequence is MRTHYCGHLNKSLAGQTVELCGWVNRRRDLGGLIFIDMRDREGVVQVVVDPDMADAYEVANQLRNEFCIKLTGEVRARPDSQVNKDMATGEVEILAKGLEIINRSDVLPLDFNQNNSEEQRLKFRYLDLRRPEMSDRIKLRAKASSFVRRFLDDNGFLDIETPVLTKATPEGARDYLVPSRVHKGSFYALPQSPQLFKQLLMMSGFDRYYQIVKCFRDEDLRADRQPEFTQIDIETSFMSAEEVRATTEKMVRDMWQELLNVDLGEFPIMPFSEAIRRFGSDKPDLRNPLELVDVADLVKDVEFKVFSGPANDEKGRVAVIRVPGGAKLTRKQIDGYGEFVGIYGAKGLAWMKVNDRAAGMEGIQSPVAKFLSEEVISGILERTGAETGDIILFGADKANTVAEAMGALRLKLGKDLELTNESAWAPLWVVDFPMFEEDDEGNLHAMHHPFTSPLGVTAQELKANPAAANSNAYDMVINGYEVGGGSVRIHNAEMQATVFDILGIDADEQRLKFGFLLDALKFGTPPHAGLAFGLDRLVMLLCGTENIRDVIAFPKTTAAACLLTDAPSLANPAALDELAIAVTVAKEKDAE, encoded by the coding sequence ATGCGTACCCATTATTGTGGTCACCTGAACAAGTCCCTTGCAGGACAAACTGTAGAACTGTGCGGCTGGGTAAACCGTCGCCGTGATTTAGGCGGTCTTATCTTCATTGATATGCGAGATCGTGAAGGTGTAGTTCAGGTAGTCGTAGACCCGGATATGGCAGATGCTTACGAAGTAGCTAACCAGTTGCGTAATGAATTTTGCATCAAATTGACGGGTGAAGTTCGCGCTCGTCCAGATAGCCAAGTTAACAAAGACATGGCGACAGGCGAAGTTGAGATTCTGGCGAAAGGCTTGGAAATCATCAACCGCAGCGACGTACTTCCATTAGACTTCAACCAGAATAACTCTGAAGAGCAGCGTTTGAAGTTCCGTTACTTGGATCTACGTCGTCCTGAAATGAGCGATCGCATCAAATTGCGTGCAAAAGCCTCGAGCTTTGTTCGCCGCTTCCTAGATGACAATGGTTTCCTAGACATTGAAACGCCAGTGCTGACAAAAGCAACACCTGAAGGCGCTCGTGACTACCTTGTTCCTAGCCGTGTACACAAAGGCAGCTTCTACGCTTTACCTCAGTCACCTCAGCTGTTTAAGCAGCTTCTGATGATGTCGGGTTTTGATCGCTACTACCAAATCGTTAAATGTTTCCGTGATGAAGACTTGCGAGCGGATCGTCAGCCTGAATTTACCCAAATAGATATCGAAACTTCGTTCATGAGTGCGGAAGAAGTTCGTGCAACGACTGAAAAAATGGTTCGCGATATGTGGCAAGAGCTACTGAACGTAGATTTGGGTGAATTCCCAATTATGCCGTTTAGTGAAGCGATTCGTCGTTTTGGTTCTGATAAGCCTGATTTGCGTAACCCGCTTGAATTGGTTGACGTAGCCGATCTAGTGAAAGACGTTGAATTCAAAGTTTTCTCTGGTCCTGCGAACGATGAAAAAGGTCGTGTTGCTGTAATACGTGTTCCTGGTGGCGCTAAGCTAACTCGTAAGCAAATCGACGGGTACGGTGAGTTCGTTGGTATCTACGGCGCGAAAGGTTTGGCGTGGATGAAAGTGAACGATCGCGCAGCTGGTATGGAAGGCATTCAGTCTCCAGTGGCTAAGTTCCTAAGTGAAGAAGTCATCAGTGGTATTCTAGAGCGTACTGGCGCAGAAACGGGCGACATCATCCTGTTTGGTGCAGACAAAGCGAACACGGTTGCGGAAGCGATGGGCGCACTTCGTTTGAAGTTGGGTAAAGATTTAGAATTAACCAATGAATCTGCTTGGGCACCGCTGTGGGTTGTCGACTTCCCAATGTTTGAAGAAGATGACGAAGGTAACCTACATGCCATGCACCACCCGTTCACTTCTCCACTGGGTGTGACAGCACAAGAATTGAAAGCGAACCCTGCCGCGGCAAACTCAAATGCATACGATATGGTCATTAATGGTTACGAAGTGGGCGGTGGCTCTGTTCGTATTCATAATGCAGAAATGCAAGCGACCGTATTTGATATTTTGGGTATCGATGCAGACGAGCAACGCTTGAAGTTTGGATTCTTGCTGGATGCACTTAAATTCGGTACGCCTCCGCATGCTGGCTTAGCATTTGGTTTGGACCGTTTGGTTATGTTGCTGTGTGGAACGGAAAATATCCGTGACGTGATTGCATTCCCTAAAACGACGGCAGCAGCGTGTCTACTAACGGATGCACCAAGCCTAGCTAACCCAGCAGCTTTGGATGAGCTAGCGATTGCGGTAACGGTAGCAAAAGAAAAAGACGCCGAGTAA
- a CDS encoding YebC/PmpR family DNA-binding transcriptional regulator, whose product MAGHSKWANIRHRKAAQDAKRGKIFTKLIREIVVSAKEGGGEPENNPRLRAAIDKALSNNMTRETVNRAVSRGAGGEGDDNMETVIYEGYGPGGTAVMVECMTDNRNRTVSGVRHAFSKAGGNLGTDGSVNYLFDKKGVISYAPGLDEDEVMEAALEGGADDIETGADGAIDVYTDPADFGDVKDALDSAGFEAANAEVSLVPSTKADLDADTAPKLLRLIDALEDLDDVQEVYHNGDISDEVAATL is encoded by the coding sequence ATGGCTGGTCACAGTAAATGGGCGAACATTCGTCACCGTAAAGCGGCGCAAGATGCCAAACGAGGAAAAATCTTTACTAAGTTGATCCGAGAAATCGTTGTATCAGCAAAAGAAGGCGGTGGTGAGCCTGAAAACAATCCAAGGCTTCGTGCGGCTATTGATAAAGCTCTATCGAACAACATGACTCGAGAGACAGTTAACCGTGCCGTTAGCCGAGGTGCTGGTGGTGAAGGTGACGATAATATGGAAACCGTCATCTACGAAGGTTATGGTCCTGGTGGAACGGCCGTTATGGTCGAATGCATGACAGATAACCGAAATCGAACTGTTTCGGGCGTGCGACATGCTTTTTCTAAAGCAGGTGGTAACTTGGGCACCGACGGAAGCGTGAACTATCTTTTTGATAAGAAAGGCGTTATCTCGTACGCGCCAGGTCTGGATGAAGACGAAGTAATGGAAGCCGCATTAGAAGGTGGTGCCGACGACATTGAAACAGGGGCTGATGGCGCAATTGACGTGTACACAGATCCTGCAGATTTTGGTGATGTAAAAGATGCCTTGGATTCAGCAGGGTTCGAGGCTGCAAATGCTGAAGTGTCGCTAGTACCGTCAACCAAAGCGGATCTCGATGCTGATACCGCCCCGAAACTATTACGTTTGATTGACGCGCTTGAAGATTTGGATGATGTCCAAGAGGTCTATCATAACGGTGATATTTCGGATGAGGTTGCAGCCACGCTCTAA
- the ruvC gene encoding crossover junction endodeoxyribonuclease RuvC yields the protein MSIILGIDPGSRITGYGVIRQQGRHLHYLGSGCIRTSHDDLPSRLKQIYAGVTEIITQFQPDVFAIEQVFMAKNADSALKLGQARGSAIVAAVNADLPVYEYAARLIKQAVVGTGGADKSQVQHMVTSMLKLPAKPQADAADALGVAICHANTNKTLVALAGKATSAKKGRYR from the coding sequence ATGTCGATAATTCTTGGTATTGATCCAGGATCTCGCATTACTGGCTACGGAGTGATCCGTCAGCAGGGTAGGCACCTTCACTATTTGGGGAGCGGCTGTATTCGCACCTCGCATGACGATTTGCCGAGTCGATTGAAACAGATCTACGCAGGCGTGACCGAAATTATTACTCAATTTCAACCTGATGTATTTGCTATTGAACAAGTATTTATGGCGAAAAATGCCGATTCAGCGCTGAAGCTTGGGCAAGCACGTGGAAGTGCAATTGTGGCAGCCGTGAATGCCGATTTACCTGTTTATGAATATGCGGCTCGTCTTATTAAGCAGGCCGTTGTGGGAACAGGTGGTGCGGACAAATCTCAAGTTCAGCACATGGTCACGAGTATGCTTAAACTACCCGCAAAACCTCAAGCGGACGCTGCGGATGCGTTAGGTGTGGCGATATGCCATGCCAATACGAATAAAACGCTTGTAGCGCTTGCGGGTAAAGCCACAAGTGCCAAAAAGGGGCGATATCGGTAA
- the ruvA gene encoding Holliday junction branch migration protein RuvA, with amino-acid sequence MIGRLRGNLIEKQPPELLIEVSGVGYEIQMPMSCFYELPNVGEEAIIYTHFVVREDAQLLYGFNTVKERALFREVIKANGVGPKLGLGILSGMTASQFVSCVEREDISTLVKLPGVGKKTAERLVVEMKDRLKGWGAGDLFTPATDAAPIDSAPQSSVQNAEEEAISALLALGYKPQMASKVVSQIAKSGMSSEELIREALKSMV; translated from the coding sequence GTGATCGGACGCCTTCGCGGTAATTTGATAGAGAAGCAGCCACCAGAACTATTGATTGAAGTTTCTGGCGTAGGGTATGAAATACAAATGCCAATGAGCTGTTTCTATGAGCTTCCTAATGTGGGTGAAGAAGCCATCATCTACACTCATTTTGTGGTGCGAGAAGACGCTCAACTGCTTTACGGGTTTAATACAGTAAAAGAGCGTGCTTTATTCCGTGAAGTAATCAAAGCCAACGGTGTTGGACCTAAACTGGGTTTAGGGATTTTGTCGGGCATGACAGCAAGCCAATTTGTTTCATGTGTGGAGCGTGAAGATATTTCCACTTTGGTAAAGCTACCAGGAGTCGGTAAAAAAACCGCAGAGCGCCTTGTTGTTGAAATGAAAGATAGGCTTAAAGGGTGGGGAGCCGGTGACCTGTTTACACCTGCTACCGATGCCGCACCTATAGATTCTGCGCCACAAAGTAGTGTACAAAATGCAGAAGAAGAAGCGATCAGTGCGTTGCTTGCCTTAGGATATAAACCACAAATGGCTTCTAAAGTCGTTTCGCAGATTGCCAAGTCAGGAATGAGCAGTGAAGAGCTTATCCGCGAAGCTTTAAAATCGATGGTATAA
- the ruvB gene encoding Holliday junction branch migration DNA helicase RuvB — MIEADRLIAPENPTFKEEDVIDRAIRPKKLEDYQGQDHVRNQMEIFIKAAQLRSEALDHLLIFGPPGLGKTTLANIVANEMEVNIRTTSGPVLEKAGDLAALLTNLEENDVLFIDEIHRLSPVVEEVLYPAMEDYQLDIMIGEGPAARSIKIDLPPFTLIGATTRAGSLTSPLRDRFGIVQRLEYYNVKDLKNIVQRSANCLNLSMEPEGALEVARRARGTPRIANRLLRRVRDYAEVKGDGHICSDIADKALNMLDVDSQGFDYMDRKLLLAIMEKFTGGPVGLDNLAAAIGEEKDTIEDVIEPYLIQQGYLQRTPRGRIATSRAYLHFGFDNPTK; from the coding sequence ATGATCGAAGCAGACCGCCTAATTGCGCCGGAAAACCCTACCTTCAAAGAAGAAGATGTGATTGATAGGGCGATACGCCCTAAAAAACTTGAAGATTACCAAGGTCAGGACCATGTTCGTAACCAAATGGAAATCTTTATTAAAGCGGCGCAACTAAGAAGCGAAGCCCTTGATCATCTATTGATATTTGGTCCTCCAGGGTTAGGTAAAACCACACTTGCGAATATTGTCGCCAATGAAATGGAGGTGAATATTCGCACCACATCTGGTCCAGTATTAGAAAAGGCGGGCGATCTCGCTGCACTTCTGACAAATCTCGAAGAAAATGACGTGCTTTTTATCGATGAAATTCATCGGTTGAGCCCAGTCGTTGAAGAGGTACTGTACCCAGCCATGGAAGACTACCAGCTCGATATCATGATTGGAGAGGGACCGGCTGCTCGCTCCATAAAAATTGATTTACCTCCTTTCACCTTGATAGGTGCAACTACGCGGGCGGGCTCACTCACATCGCCTCTACGTGATCGCTTTGGTATTGTTCAAAGACTGGAGTACTACAACGTAAAAGATTTAAAAAACATTGTGCAGCGCAGTGCAAACTGCTTAAACCTTTCTATGGAGCCAGAAGGGGCTTTAGAAGTGGCTAGACGCGCTCGTGGTACGCCTCGTATTGCAAACCGCTTACTAAGGCGTGTGCGCGACTATGCGGAAGTAAAAGGCGATGGACACATATGCAGTGACATTGCTGATAAAGCATTGAACATGCTCGATGTGGACAGCCAAGGCTTTGACTACATGGACCGTAAGCTACTGCTTGCCATTATGGAAAAATTTACGGGTGGACCAGTAGGTTTAGATAACTTAGCAGCGGCTATTGGTGAAGAAAAAGACACGATAGAAGACGTAATCGAGCCGTATTTAATACAACAAGGCTATTTGCAAAGAACGCCCAGAGGCAGAATCGCAACAAGTCGAGCATATTTACACTTTGGCTTCGATAATCCAACAAAATAA
- the cydA gene encoding cytochrome ubiquinol oxidase subunit I: MIDVVDLSRLQFALTAMYHFLFVPLTLGMAFLLAIMESLYVMTDKQIYKDMTKFWGKLFGINFALGVATGLTMEFQFGTNWSYYSHYVGDIFGAPLAIEALVAFFLESTFVGLFFFGWDRLSKRQHLVVTWLVALGSNFSALWILVANGWMQNPVGAEFNFETMRMEMVSFSEVVLNPVAQVKFVHTVASGYTCGAMFVLGISAYYLLKGRDVAFARRSFAIAASFGMAAILSTIVLGDESGYELGEVQKVKLAAVEAEWHTEPAPAAFTVFGLPNQETMETDYAIKIPYVMGIIATRSFDEQVTGLRELRDDHVDRIRSGMYAYELLEKLRAGERSESNLAAFDEVKGDLGYGLLLKRYTENVTDATESQIQAAADDSIPTVWPLFWSFRIMVACGFIMLFVFGAAFVQTCRQRIEQKPWILKAALFSIPLPWIAIEAGWFVAEYGRQPWAVGEILPVHVAASALTAAEIWTSLFVILALYTVFLIAEVYLMVKFARKGPSSLKTGRYHFEQNADSIEDKVGRQVEA, encoded by the coding sequence ATGATTGATGTAGTTGATCTGTCGCGGTTGCAATTTGCACTCACCGCGATGTATCACTTCCTATTCGTTCCATTGACTTTAGGTATGGCTTTCCTGCTTGCCATAATGGAATCGCTCTATGTAATGACCGACAAGCAAATCTACAAGGACATGACAAAGTTCTGGGGTAAGCTTTTTGGTATTAACTTTGCTCTCGGTGTCGCAACCGGTCTAACAATGGAATTCCAGTTTGGTACTAACTGGTCCTATTACTCCCACTATGTTGGTGACATATTTGGTGCGCCACTAGCCATTGAAGCTCTCGTCGCTTTCTTTTTAGAGTCCACTTTTGTCGGTCTTTTCTTCTTTGGTTGGGACAGGCTATCTAAGCGACAGCACTTGGTCGTGACTTGGCTAGTAGCATTAGGTTCGAATTTCTCTGCTCTTTGGATTCTCGTCGCCAATGGCTGGATGCAAAACCCAGTTGGAGCTGAGTTCAATTTCGAAACCATGCGTATGGAAATGGTGAGCTTTTCTGAAGTGGTATTAAATCCAGTTGCTCAAGTTAAGTTCGTACACACTGTGGCTTCAGGCTATACCTGTGGCGCGATGTTTGTACTTGGTATCAGTGCTTACTATCTATTGAAGGGGCGTGATGTCGCTTTTGCTCGCCGCTCGTTTGCCATTGCCGCTTCGTTTGGTATGGCTGCAATCTTATCTACGATTGTTCTTGGAGATGAGTCTGGCTACGAGTTGGGCGAAGTTCAGAAAGTAAAACTGGCTGCTGTTGAAGCCGAGTGGCACACAGAGCCTGCGCCTGCGGCCTTTACTGTGTTTGGTTTGCCAAATCAGGAAACCATGGAAACAGACTACGCCATTAAGATCCCTTACGTAATGGGTATTATCGCAACTCGTTCTTTTGATGAACAAGTGACAGGTTTACGTGAATTGCGTGATGACCACGTTGATCGTATCCGCAGCGGTATGTATGCGTATGAGCTTCTTGAAAAGCTTCGTGCAGGCGAGCGTTCAGAATCCAACTTAGCGGCGTTTGATGAAGTGAAGGGCGACTTAGGTTATGGCTTGCTTCTGAAGCGGTACACCGAAAACGTGACTGATGCGACTGAAAGCCAAATTCAAGCAGCCGCCGATGATTCTATTCCTACTGTATGGCCATTGTTCTGGTCGTTCCGAATCATGGTTGCGTGTGGCTTTATCATGTTATTCGTATTTGGTGCAGCGTTTGTGCAAACTTGTCGCCAAAGAATTGAACAGAAACCTTGGATTCTTAAAGCAGCGCTGTTCAGTATTCCACTGCCGTGGATTGCTATTGAAGCAGGATGGTTTGTTGCTGAGTATGGTCGTCAGCCATGGGCAGTAGGTGAGATATTACCTGTACATGTCGCTGCATCGGCCCTGACGGCAGCAGAAATCTGGACGTCATTGTTTGTGATTCTTGCTCTGTATACGGTTTTCTTGATTGCAGAAGTTTACTTAATGGTGAAGTTTGCTCGTAAAGGTCCTAGTAGCCTGAAAACGGGTCGTTACCACTTTGAACAGAATGCAGATTCGATCGAAGACAAAGTCGGTCGCCAAGTAGAAGCTTAA
- the cydB gene encoding cytochrome d ubiquinol oxidase subunit II → MFDYEILRFIWWVLIGVLFIGFAITDGFDMGVGALVPVIGKNDTERRVMINSIAPHWDGNQVWLITAGGALFAAWPLVYATSFSGFYLAMVVTLAALWLRPVGLDYRSKIEDPKWRKSWDIAISISGFVPPLIFGVAFGNLLQGVPFKLSEFLMPTYHGSFFGLLNPFALLCGVVSLSMIVMQGATWLQMKTTDAVHDRARFVAQISGALVIVTFVGAGFWVQNMDGYVVVSGLDIAAQSNPLNKVVEVKEGAWMLNFEKYPLMWAAPVIGVVMPLLAIIASRFEKGGLAFLTSSLTNAGVILTAGFAMFPFVMPSNEVPNHSLTMWDSTSSELTLNLMTGVAFVMVPIILGYTSWTYYKMFGRLDSKFIEENKNSLY, encoded by the coding sequence ATGTTTGATTACGAAATCTTGCGATTCATTTGGTGGGTACTGATTGGTGTCCTCTTTATTGGCTTCGCAATTACCGATGGATTCGACATGGGCGTGGGTGCGCTGGTTCCTGTCATCGGCAAAAACGACACAGAACGTCGTGTCATGATTAACTCAATTGCACCACATTGGGATGGCAACCAAGTTTGGCTGATCACCGCTGGTGGTGCCTTGTTTGCCGCTTGGCCTTTGGTATACGCCACCTCGTTCTCTGGGTTCTACCTAGCAATGGTTGTGACACTGGCCGCCTTATGGTTGCGCCCAGTCGGCTTGGATTACCGTTCAAAGATTGAAGACCCAAAATGGCGAAAGTCTTGGGATATTGCCATTTCAATCAGTGGCTTCGTGCCTCCTCTAATCTTTGGTGTTGCATTTGGTAACTTGCTTCAGGGCGTACCATTCAAGCTGAGTGAATTCTTAATGCCAACGTATCACGGTTCGTTCTTCGGTCTATTGAACCCATTTGCTTTACTTTGCGGTGTGGTCAGCTTATCGATGATTGTGATGCAAGGTGCAACATGGCTTCAGATGAAAACCACTGACGCAGTGCATGACAGAGCTCGCTTTGTCGCTCAAATTTCTGGTGCGTTAGTCATTGTTACATTTGTTGGTGCTGGTTTCTGGGTACAAAACATGGATGGCTACGTTGTTGTTAGTGGGCTGGATATTGCGGCTCAATCTAATCCATTGAACAAAGTGGTGGAAGTTAAAGAAGGGGCATGGATGCTTAACTTTGAGAAGTACCCATTGATGTGGGCAGCACCTGTTATTGGTGTGGTCATGCCATTGCTAGCGATCATTGCATCTCGCTTTGAAAAAGGTGGTCTTGCATTCTTAACATCAAGCCTAACCAATGCGGGCGTCATTCTTACCGCAGGTTTTGCTATGTTCCCATTTGTAATGCCTTCTAATGAAGTACCAAACCACAGTCTGACGATGTGGGATTCCACTTCAAGTGAATTGACACTGAATCTGATGACTGGCGTCGCTTTTGTGATGGTGCCGATTATTCTGGGCTACACATCATGGACGTACTATAAAATGTTTGGTCGTCTTGATTCGAAGTTCATTGAAGAAAACAAAAACTCACTTTACTAA
- the cydX gene encoding cytochrome bd-I oxidase subunit CydX, with translation MWYFAWILGVLLACAFGIINALWLEHTEMMDKDSEE, from the coding sequence ATGTGGTATTTTGCATGGATCTTGGGTGTATTGCTGGCGTGCGCGTTTGGCATCATCAATGCTCTTTGGCTAGAGCACACAGAAATGATGGATAAGGACAGTGAAGAATAA
- the ybgE gene encoding cyd operon protein YbgE encodes MKNNLADKVAELHKPMDRALLRALSLLLAFGNVGLFMWEPNQYAEEIGGFSAFLGPLFIYSVCSSMVYGIGFKPRHWVWQIYFSPYLSIAALTYFTLVRFVV; translated from the coding sequence GTGAAGAATAACTTAGCAGACAAAGTCGCTGAGCTCCACAAACCTATGGACAGAGCCCTTTTACGGGCTCTTTCCTTATTGTTGGCGTTTGGCAATGTGGGGCTCTTTATGTGGGAGCCGAACCAATATGCAGAAGAGATTGGTGGCTTTAGTGCATTTTTAGGACCGCTGTTTATCTACAGTGTATGTTCTAGCATGGTCTACGGAATAGGGTTTAAACCAAGGCATTGGGTTTGGCAGATTTACTTTAGCCCCTATTTATCAATCGCAGCCCTCACTTACTTCACTCTAGTGCGCTTTGTTGTATAG
- the ybgC gene encoding tol-pal system-associated acyl-CoA thioesterase, giving the protein MKGEFTRIFEWSIRVYYEDTDAGGLVYHSNYLNYFERARTELLRSLGVCQQRLLTENFGFVIRHVEMDFLQGARLDDQLTVRTSISELRRASLVFCQELVNPDGKTLCRATVKVAFVNTKTMKPQAIPSSMTAELIDSDS; this is encoded by the coding sequence GTGAAAGGGGAATTTACGCGCATCTTTGAGTGGTCTATTCGAGTTTATTACGAAGACACTGATGCGGGTGGTTTGGTATACCATTCTAATTATCTTAACTACTTTGAACGTGCTAGAACGGAACTTCTGAGATCGCTCGGAGTCTGTCAACAAAGACTTCTTACTGAAAACTTCGGTTTTGTTATACGTCATGTTGAAATGGATTTTCTACAAGGCGCAAGATTGGACGACCAATTGACAGTAAGAACATCAATTTCTGAATTAAGGCGTGCTTCCTTGGTATTTTGTCAGGAGTTAGTTAATCCTGACGGCAAGACATTGTGTCGAGCAACAGTTAAGGTAGCATTCGTTAACACAAAAACAATGAAGCCTCAGGCAATCCCAAGCTCAATGACTGCGGAGTTAATAGACAGTGACAGCTGA
- the tolQ gene encoding protein TolQ, protein MTADISILDLFLQASLLVKLVMLTLLGMSVVSWAMIIKRSKILKEALKDADRFEDKFWSGVDLSQLYQEVKARKDNIGGTQQIFYLGFTEFAKLRRSPGTSPEFVMEGTGRTMRVAVAREVDELEHSLPFLATVGSITPYIGLFGTVWGIMHAFIALGEVKQATLAMVAPGIAEALIATAMGLFAAIPAVMAYNRFSNQVSKLEHTYATFSEEFHSILHRQAIAGKEQ, encoded by the coding sequence GTGACAGCTGATATTTCAATTTTAGATCTTTTCTTACAAGCAAGTTTACTCGTAAAGCTCGTGATGCTGACTTTACTCGGTATGTCAGTGGTTTCTTGGGCGATGATTATTAAGCGCAGCAAAATTTTAAAAGAAGCATTAAAAGACGCAGACCGATTTGAAGATAAATTTTGGTCGGGTGTCGACCTTTCTCAGCTGTATCAAGAAGTGAAAGCTCGAAAAGATAACATCGGTGGAACCCAACAAATTTTCTATTTGGGCTTTACTGAGTTTGCGAAGTTACGCCGCTCCCCAGGTACCTCTCCTGAATTTGTGATGGAAGGAACGGGTAGAACGATGCGAGTTGCTGTTGCTCGTGAAGTGGACGAGCTAGAACACAGCTTGCCGTTTTTAGCAACCGTGGGTTCAATTACTCCTTACATCGGGTTATTTGGTACGGTTTGGGGCATCATGCATGCCTTTATAGCACTTGGTGAAGTGAAACAAGCGACGCTTGCCATGGTGGCACCAGGTATAGCAGAAGCGCTGATCGCAACAGCAATGGGGCTTTTTGCTGCGATTCCTGCTGTTATGGCGTACAACCGCTTCAGCAATCAGGTATCGAAACTAGAGCACACCTACGCAACATTCTCGGAAGAATTCCACAGTATTTTGCACCGTCAGGCTATCGCTGGTAAGGAACAGTAA
- a CDS encoding ExbD/TolR family protein, with protein MAGYQRKKRKLTAEINVVPYIDVMLVLLIIFMVTSPFVTQGVEVELPKTTTAQPASDLAGDSEASFIIVEIDKDGQLGLSVNDEDVIRGLSLEDIIVRVKAEISLAPDSPVAVGGDAATPYAEVVLVLDELSRAGIPKVGLLTDLK; from the coding sequence ATGGCAGGCTACCAGCGTAAGAAAAGAAAGCTGACGGCAGAGATTAACGTCGTACCTTATATCGACGTTATGCTGGTACTTCTAATTATCTTTATGGTGACGTCGCCGTTTGTTACGCAAGGCGTCGAAGTTGAGTTACCAAAAACAACAACAGCGCAGCCTGCTTCTGATTTAGCAGGCGACAGCGAAGCGAGCTTTATCATCGTAGAGATAGACAAAGATGGGCAATTAGGGCTCAGCGTGAACGATGAAGACGTAATTCGCGGTCTTAGTTTGGAAGACATAATTGTTCGAGTGAAAGCTGAAATATCTCTTGCGCCAGATTCTCCAGTTGCAGTGGGAGGCGACGCCGCCACCCCATATGCTGAAGTCGTATTGGTATTGGACGAGTTAAGCCGGGCAGGCATCCCTAAAGTGGGTTTGCTGACGGATTTAAAATAG
- the tolA gene encoding cell envelope integrity protein TolA: MKNKNNYTSAIIVSAVLHVVLIGGLLWGADFSEPKKDTTGNMVQAVVIDPKMVQQQAREIRQQREAAQRAEEERLDKLRKQSEQLEKNRKAEEERIRKLKQEKAKAEKAAREAEKARQKKEQERKAAEQRANKERERVAKAEAERKAKEEAVKKAEAERVKKEAAIAKAEQERVAREKAAKEAEEKAKREREAAKKAEADRIAKEKAAKEAAEKAKKEKERLERLERERKEQEAALNDIFAGLESEVSQNSAAKQQHVVSEVQRYGAIYKQLIQSRLLRDDSFVGKSCKVNMRLIHTGNNAIVNGVKVLGGDSRVCTATKSAIAQVGSFPVPSDKDVAEELKNINLTVELD, translated from the coding sequence ATGAAAAATAAGAACAACTATACCTCAGCAATCATTGTATCCGCCGTTTTGCACGTAGTGCTTATTGGGGGACTTCTATGGGGCGCGGACTTTTCCGAGCCAAAGAAGGACACAACAGGCAATATGGTTCAGGCGGTTGTGATTGATCCAAAAATGGTTCAACAGCAAGCTCGAGAAATTAGACAGCAACGAGAAGCCGCCCAACGCGCTGAAGAAGAGCGCTTAGATAAATTAAGAAAGCAAAGCGAGCAGCTAGAGAAAAATCGAAAAGCTGAAGAAGAGCGGATTCGAAAGCTCAAGCAAGAAAAAGCCAAGGCAGAAAAAGCCGCGAGAGAAGCTGAAAAAGCGCGTCAGAAGAAAGAACAAGAGCGTAAGGCTGCAGAGCAAAGAGCAAACAAAGAACGCGAGCGTGTCGCTAAGGCTGAAGCAGAACGTAAAGCCAAGGAAGAAGCGGTGAAAAAGGCAGAGGCAGAGCGAGTTAAAAAAGAGGCTGCCATTGCCAAAGCTGAACAAGAAAGGGTTGCGAGAGAGAAAGCAGCCAAAGAAGCGGAAGAAAAAGCCAAACGCGAGCGTGAAGCAGCCAAGAAGGCAGAGGCGGACCGCATAGCGAAAGAAAAAGCTGCGAAAGAAGCCGCTGAGAAAGCTAAAAAAGAAAAAGAACGTTTAGAGCGCCTTGAAAGGGAACGAAAAGAGCAAGAAGCGGCTCTAAACGACATCTTTGCTGGTCTTGAAAGTGAAGTTTCTCAAAATTCTGCTGCAAAACAGCAGCATGTTGTCAGCGAAGTACAGAGATATGGCGCAATTTATAAGCAACTTATTCAGAGTCGACTATTGAGGGATGACTCATTTGTGGGAAAGTCGTGTAAAGTCAATATGCGCCTAATACATACCGGTAACAATGCTATTGTTAATGGCGTTAAAGTATTAGGCGGTGACTCTCGCGTGTGTACTGCGACCAAAAGTGCGATTGCGCAAGTTGGCTCTTTCCCTGTCCCAAGTGACAAAGATGTGGCAGAAGAGCTAAAAAATATCAATCTAACTGTTGAATTGGATTAA